The Stieleria sp. JC731 genome has a segment encoding these proteins:
- a CDS encoding polysaccharide lyase 6 family protein encodes MKRQHSFRSFYCAFILSITFATQALANTTIVSDAKALASAVANAQPGDEIVIEDGIWRDELLSIVGAGSAAAPIHIHPETPGGLTVTGKSRVRIGGSYLVVSGMEFRNIEQISDWLQFREDSKNHAHHCRVTDCLFIEDDDFDPGKMDSRWIGIYGSGNEFDHCHIEGKKSRGTSLVVWLEENTLAGHHIHHNDFGHRPPLGRNGGETIRIGDSKTHHVNAKCRIEFNHFVHCDGEAECISNKSCENLYRKNVFEEVRGTLSLRHGHRCQVTENVFLGNGVKHTGGVRVIGDDHIVTANHFDRLDGTDARGALVLQNGIANSPDNGYSPVRRAIIQDNVAIECRQSVVIGYADKDSPSSSVAPQDCTFRNNIWIANPKSAVVFEHDRAVNTVWQSNIASGQSLGIVPVPDGIIFKSGKAARLASSRTPDLGFLNATGITWSKFENTKKQ; translated from the coding sequence TTGAAACGCCAACATTCATTTCGATCGTTTTATTGTGCGTTCATTCTTTCAATCACCTTCGCGACACAAGCGCTGGCCAACACCACCATCGTTTCAGACGCAAAAGCTTTGGCCAGCGCCGTTGCGAACGCTCAGCCAGGAGATGAGATCGTTATTGAAGATGGGATATGGCGTGATGAGCTTCTGTCAATTGTCGGTGCAGGGAGCGCTGCCGCACCGATTCACATCCATCCCGAAACGCCAGGCGGTTTGACCGTCACCGGGAAATCTCGTGTGCGAATCGGAGGTTCTTATCTGGTGGTCTCAGGAATGGAATTTCGTAACATCGAACAAATCAGCGACTGGCTTCAGTTCCGTGAAGATTCTAAGAATCATGCGCACCATTGCCGCGTGACGGACTGTTTATTCATCGAAGACGATGACTTCGACCCGGGCAAGATGGATTCACGTTGGATTGGGATCTATGGTTCGGGAAACGAATTTGACCATTGCCATATCGAAGGCAAAAAGAGTCGCGGCACCTCGTTAGTTGTGTGGCTGGAAGAAAACACTTTGGCCGGCCATCACATCCATCACAACGATTTCGGACACCGGCCGCCTCTGGGACGCAATGGAGGAGAGACCATTCGCATCGGTGACAGCAAGACCCATCACGTCAACGCCAAGTGCCGGATCGAATTCAATCACTTTGTCCACTGCGACGGCGAAGCAGAATGCATCTCGAACAAGTCTTGCGAAAACCTCTACCGTAAAAATGTTTTCGAAGAAGTAAGGGGCACACTATCACTCCGTCATGGCCATCGATGCCAGGTCACCGAAAACGTCTTTCTCGGAAACGGGGTGAAGCATACCGGTGGCGTGCGGGTCATCGGCGATGACCACATTGTCACCGCGAATCACTTTGATCGATTGGACGGAACGGATGCACGAGGGGCCTTGGTATTACAGAATGGGATCGCGAATTCGCCAGACAACGGCTACTCGCCCGTTCGCCGGGCAATCATCCAAGACAACGTGGCAATCGAATGCCGACAAAGCGTTGTGATTGGATACGCGGACAAAGACTCGCCCTCGTCGTCAGTTGCACCGCAGGACTGCACGTTCAGAAACAACATTTGGATTGCGAATCCAAAGTCGGCGGTGGTCTTCGAGCATGACCGCGCGGTGAATACGGTATGGCAGTCCAACATCGCAAGTGGCCAATCGCTCGGAATTGTCCCTGTACCTGATGGGATCATTTTCAAATCTGGCAAAGCCGCTCGCTTGGCATCGAGCCGAACGCCAGATCTAGGTTTTCTGAACGCGACCGGGATCACTTGGTCGAAATTCGAAAACACCAAAAAGCAATAA
- a CDS encoding alpha/beta hydrolase, with translation MRLAMLFGSLIAMMLVPSQAFAQRVPPSEWKWVDKNIAESCQHATLFSKSMQREIGYSIFLPPSYKESGDRRYPVVYYLHGASGSESSSREFAWAVQKAIAEGAIEETIYVFPNGGHYSGYRDWDDESVLAETWIIRELIPHIDATYRTLDDRSKRALCGWSMGGGGSLRFLTKYPEMFCAAATMSAAVQMRGGDPADSASAHAKKNAELLRGRVGIWMAVGEDDRLKDGNEAFSKTLDDLDIVHTLTILPDTGHNLGQMSAKFHRDIVLMLDQNLNGSKAPGNSSNANVDSVKLIYDEPYKSGEGLSDYEQERCKLDWYLPTDRKGFPTLVWFHGGGLRNGHKGDDIAVSVANRFASEGIAVASINYRLSPKVSYPAYTEDAAAAVAYVRRSVEKHGGEPDLIFVSGHSAGGYLAAMVGLHPQLLADRGLKRSDIAGFIPVAGQMVTHSTVRAERGVARTQPIIDDAAPAYHVTPLASPFLCFAGDQDLPARSEENRYFAAVMKNAGHDSTRFIEVADRDHGTVASEMGQPDDLVASEILNFIGEISAAK, from the coding sequence ATGCGTTTGGCTATGTTGTTTGGTTCTCTTATCGCGATGATGTTGGTGCCTAGCCAGGCATTTGCGCAGCGGGTTCCACCGAGCGAATGGAAGTGGGTTGATAAGAATATCGCCGAGTCTTGTCAGCATGCGACATTGTTCAGTAAGTCGATGCAGCGAGAGATTGGGTACAGCATCTTTCTGCCGCCAAGCTATAAAGAATCGGGCGATCGGCGATATCCAGTCGTCTACTATCTTCACGGAGCAAGCGGCAGTGAATCATCGTCTCGCGAATTTGCATGGGCCGTTCAGAAGGCAATTGCCGAAGGTGCCATTGAAGAAACAATCTATGTCTTTCCAAATGGTGGGCACTATAGCGGCTATCGCGATTGGGATGACGAAAGCGTCCTGGCGGAAACTTGGATCATCCGAGAACTGATTCCGCATATCGATGCGACCTATCGTACCTTGGATGATCGTAGCAAAAGGGCTTTGTGTGGATGGTCAATGGGCGGCGGAGGCTCGCTGCGTTTTCTGACGAAGTATCCAGAAATGTTTTGTGCGGCGGCGACAATGAGTGCGGCAGTGCAAATGCGTGGAGGTGATCCGGCGGACTCAGCAAGTGCTCACGCAAAAAAGAATGCGGAGTTGCTTCGCGGGCGAGTCGGAATCTGGATGGCTGTCGGCGAAGACGATCGCCTCAAAGATGGCAACGAGGCTTTCTCTAAAACATTGGACGATCTGGACATCGTTCACACGCTGACCATTCTTCCTGACACCGGTCACAATCTCGGCCAAATGTCCGCGAAGTTTCACCGCGACATCGTTCTGATGTTGGACCAGAATCTAAACGGCTCCAAGGCACCCGGCAACAGCAGCAACGCCAATGTCGATTCAGTAAAGTTAATTTATGATGAGCCTTACAAGTCGGGCGAAGGACTTAGCGATTACGAACAGGAGCGTTGCAAACTGGATTGGTATTTGCCAACCGACAGGAAAGGTTTTCCAACGCTCGTTTGGTTTCATGGCGGCGGTTTGCGCAATGGACACAAGGGCGACGATATCGCAGTTTCCGTTGCAAATCGGTTTGCCTCCGAAGGTATCGCAGTCGCTTCGATCAACTATCGCCTGTCACCCAAGGTGAGCTATCCGGCCTACACCGAAGACGCGGCAGCAGCGGTTGCCTATGTTCGTCGTTCCGTTGAAAAGCATGGCGGTGAACCGGACCTGATCTTTGTTTCTGGTCATTCTGCCGGTGGCTATCTCGCCGCGATGGTTGGATTGCATCCACAGCTGCTGGCCGACAGAGGTTTAAAACGATCGGATATTGCCGGCTTCATACCGGTCGCCGGCCAAATGGTAACCCATTCCACTGTTCGCGCTGAACGTGGTGTCGCACGCACGCAGCCGATCATTGATGACGCGGCACCGGCATACCATGTCACGCCCCTCGCGTCACCGTTTCTCTGCTTTGCCGGCGACCAAGATTTGCCTGCTCGCAGTGAAGAAAACCGGTACTTCGCAGCGGTGATGAAGAACGCAGGACACGATTCTACTCGCTTTATCGAAGTCGCAGACCGGGATCACGGGACGGTCGCTAGCGAAATGGGGCAGCCTGACGATTTGGTTGCCAGTGAGATCCTAAACTTCATCGGCGAAATTTCTGCTGCAAAGTAG
- a CDS encoding sugar phosphate isomerase/epimerase family protein → MNSNLINRRRLLAAGVGAAIAAPAVSAQQIPSEGYVRTAIATICCDGFGDEDFRYAFESIPKLGVGYVEFNCWYPRNLTPRGLQSIRHRSDQANLTPISIQASSFGGGSNHEVSKEVSRLLWLIEACDRLGCDMIKCTGGRRGQAGGLDSLVQVLKAIAPEAERRGKRIVLENHHRNVIEFPDDYDYIFGKIDSPSIGMCFDMGHFARSGVSMEPLIDRWHKKIYEIDVKDADAVDGKKFVRFGTGIVDCEGIIAQCIERGYQGYLVLELSLIDRATMLDDLHAGLEITRRFERNG, encoded by the coding sequence ATGAACTCGAACTTGATCAACCGTCGACGTTTACTCGCTGCCGGAGTCGGCGCCGCTATCGCTGCACCTGCTGTTTCGGCACAGCAGATTCCCAGCGAAGGTTATGTGCGAACAGCCATCGCAACCATCTGTTGCGATGGGTTTGGAGACGAAGATTTTCGATACGCCTTTGAATCAATTCCAAAATTGGGTGTGGGATATGTTGAGTTCAACTGTTGGTATCCCCGTAACTTGACTCCTCGCGGTTTGCAAAGCATTCGTCATCGATCTGATCAAGCAAATCTGACTCCGATCAGCATCCAAGCGAGTTCATTTGGTGGCGGTTCAAATCACGAGGTTTCGAAAGAAGTTTCGAGACTTCTTTGGTTGATCGAAGCGTGTGATCGTCTCGGCTGTGACATGATCAAATGCACTGGCGGCAGGCGAGGGCAAGCTGGGGGGCTGGACTCTTTGGTTCAAGTGCTCAAGGCGATCGCACCCGAAGCAGAGCGCCGAGGCAAACGAATTGTCTTGGAAAACCACCATCGAAACGTGATCGAGTTTCCTGATGACTACGACTACATCTTTGGGAAAATCGACTCGCCGAGCATCGGAATGTGTTTTGACATGGGGCATTTCGCCCGATCAGGTGTCTCCATGGAACCGCTGATCGATCGCTGGCACAAGAAGATTTATGAGATCGATGTGAAAGATGCAGATGCGGTAGACGGGAAGAAGTTTGTCCGTTTCGGAACGGGCATTGTTGACTGCGAAGGCATCATTGCCCAATGCATCGAACGAGGTTACCAAGGCTACTTGGTATTAGAGCTTTCGTTGATTGATCGGGCTACCATGCTGGATGACCTGCATGCCGGATTAGAAATTACAAGACGCTTTGAAAGGAATGGCTGA
- a CDS encoding PVC-type heme-binding CxxCH protein — translation MRFTTSALAFVLSLLGVDLPADDTIVPKLADERLNIELFAEAPDIQTPIGMAIDSQDRIFVIESHTHHPPADYQGPSGDRIKVFVDQDDDGQPDRITVFADGIQQAMNLAFSPAGDLYVVCAREVICLKDANNDGRCDQKTTVLKLETLERYAHNSLLGITFDRDGWMYVARGNTGSHAYKIEGPDGTVVKGYGDGGSVIRCRPDGTQLSQYATGFWNPFDLKFDQLGRLLLVDNDPDARGPNRLVHVVEGGDYGYKSVYGGGGNHPFQGWDGSLPGTLPSIAGTGEAPSGVIDCKRSSLPLDYGESVLVTIWNENSIERFDLASQGSSIGSTERVPFLTGGKEFRPVAIDCDSRGIMFVTDWVLVNYPNHGRGRIWRITNQSQTKLMPKRYFDPIESGRISDANESNPTVLDIANSLQSSDAFERHDAIVALSQDVFAKQRFSLLKDDTATVRLGALLAIRRSAVDVKRAIQIALQDDDQHVRIAALMAAGESLDKSLRMDIDKALVAGAVSPVILETYLAAVENLTGSFSDNFREQKAPRSNTLERSLPEGLLFSLVRDQSLPSDVRALIIAKLSDTNLISGREWFDDRLQTDDDFALAILRRISLAEASTIALWTDRLVEIAFQQDRSVKQRSTAVFALRSQAISNPERFFPLLHADDENLAIETARTVRFWADQNPQFDLNQLKRQALSDAVIDRLHLSEPLSSDVAQSSPKTVVQWQTELAEGGDAERGRRVFFSESVSCRKCHTLGGRGGTLGPDLGGLARSRKRNQIVESILDPSAEFAPQYQAWMVLTVDGTVHRGLQLDHKAGGKINMTLEDGSTKRFSADEIEDYIASPTSLMPQGLEANMTVEELRDLVAFLLSPFTP, via the coding sequence ATGCGATTCACGACCAGTGCCTTGGCCTTTGTCCTTAGCCTTTTGGGTGTAGATCTTCCGGCGGACGATACAATCGTTCCGAAGCTGGCTGACGAGCGTTTGAACATCGAGCTATTTGCCGAGGCCCCAGATATCCAAACGCCCATCGGGATGGCAATCGATTCACAAGACCGAATCTTCGTCATCGAGTCACACACGCATCATCCACCCGCTGATTATCAAGGACCGAGCGGTGACCGTATCAAGGTTTTCGTCGATCAGGATGACGATGGCCAGCCCGATCGGATCACTGTATTTGCAGATGGCATCCAACAGGCGATGAACTTGGCGTTCTCTCCCGCTGGGGATTTGTACGTGGTCTGTGCACGGGAAGTGATTTGCCTGAAAGACGCGAACAACGACGGTCGATGCGATCAGAAAACCACTGTTCTAAAGCTTGAGACGTTGGAACGATACGCGCACAACAGTTTGCTGGGGATCACGTTTGACCGCGACGGTTGGATGTATGTGGCTCGCGGGAATACGGGAAGTCATGCGTACAAGATTGAGGGACCAGATGGGACGGTTGTCAAAGGATATGGCGATGGCGGTAGTGTCATTCGCTGCCGGCCTGATGGAACGCAGCTTTCACAATATGCCACAGGATTTTGGAATCCGTTCGACTTGAAGTTTGATCAATTGGGGCGACTGTTGTTGGTCGACAACGATCCCGACGCTCGTGGTCCCAACCGGTTGGTGCATGTGGTCGAAGGCGGCGACTATGGCTACAAGTCCGTTTATGGTGGTGGCGGTAATCATCCGTTTCAGGGCTGGGATGGCAGCCTTCCCGGTACTTTGCCGTCTATCGCTGGTACCGGTGAAGCCCCAAGTGGTGTGATCGACTGCAAAAGATCTTCACTCCCTTTGGATTACGGGGAAAGCGTTCTCGTAACCATTTGGAATGAGAATTCGATCGAACGGTTTGATCTAGCAAGCCAAGGCAGCAGCATCGGCTCGACCGAGAGAGTACCGTTTCTGACCGGAGGCAAAGAGTTTCGGCCGGTTGCGATCGACTGTGATAGCCGTGGCATTATGTTTGTCACCGATTGGGTTTTAGTGAACTATCCCAACCACGGCCGTGGGAGAATCTGGAGAATCACCAACCAAAGTCAAACGAAGCTTATGCCAAAGCGGTACTTTGACCCGATCGAAAGCGGACGCATTTCTGATGCAAACGAATCGAACCCAACGGTTTTAGACATCGCCAATTCGCTTCAGAGTTCTGATGCGTTCGAGCGCCATGATGCGATCGTAGCCTTAAGCCAGGATGTGTTTGCAAAGCAACGTTTCTCGCTGTTGAAAGATGACACTGCTACCGTTCGGCTAGGGGCGTTATTGGCAATCCGCAGATCCGCGGTCGATGTCAAGCGAGCGATCCAAATTGCCTTGCAAGACGACGATCAGCACGTGCGGATCGCGGCGTTGATGGCGGCAGGGGAGTCCTTGGATAAGTCACTTCGAATGGATATCGACAAGGCCTTGGTCGCTGGTGCTGTCAGTCCAGTGATTCTGGAAACCTACTTGGCCGCAGTTGAAAACCTGACGGGGAGTTTTTCAGATAACTTTCGAGAGCAGAAAGCTCCGCGGTCGAACACCTTGGAACGTTCGTTGCCCGAAGGATTGTTGTTTAGTCTTGTACGCGACCAATCTTTGCCCTCCGACGTGCGTGCTCTGATCATCGCCAAGCTATCCGATACGAACTTGATTTCAGGTCGCGAGTGGTTTGACGATCGATTGCAAACCGATGATGATTTCGCCCTAGCAATCCTTCGCCGAATTTCACTTGCTGAGGCAAGCACGATTGCACTGTGGACCGATCGACTCGTCGAGATCGCATTCCAGCAAGATCGAAGTGTGAAGCAGCGATCTACAGCAGTGTTTGCACTGCGAAGCCAAGCGATTTCGAACCCGGAGCGATTCTTTCCACTCCTACACGCCGACGATGAAAACCTCGCAATCGAAACGGCACGTACCGTTCGATTTTGGGCGGACCAGAATCCACAGTTTGACCTCAATCAATTGAAGCGGCAGGCACTATCGGATGCCGTGATCGATCGATTGCATTTGTCCGAACCACTGTCAAGCGATGTGGCTCAGTCGAGCCCCAAGACCGTCGTTCAATGGCAGACGGAATTGGCCGAAGGAGGCGACGCCGAGCGAGGACGACGTGTCTTTTTTTCGGAATCGGTGAGCTGTCGAAAATGCCACACACTTGGAGGACGCGGAGGTACGCTTGGCCCAGATCTTGGTGGCCTAGCGAGATCGAGAAAACGCAATCAGATCGTCGAATCCATTCTCGATCCTTCCGCCGAATTCGCACCGCAATATCAAGCGTGGATGGTTTTGACTGTCGATGGAACGGTCCATCGAGGTTTGCAACTTGATCATAAAGCCGGTGGCAAGATCAATATGACGCTCGAGGATGGATCGACAAAACGATTCAGCGCCGATGAGATCGAAGACTACATCGCGTCACCGACATCTCTGATGCCCCAAGGCTTGGAGGCAAACATGACCGTCGAAGAACTTCGTGATCTCGTCGCCTTTCTATTGTCGCCCTTCACTCCGTGA
- a CDS encoding cation:dicarboxylate symporter family transporter yields MRKFSLTTLILVGLILGIATGLFFGERTVALTPIGDGFIRLLQMAVLPYFIVALPLGFGRLNYQEAKMLAMRLGLFSVVIWSLAFLLVAILPLTFPTLESASFFSTNMVQSPEPVNFVELYIPANPFSSLSQAIIPGVVVFGIAMGVALIGVPEKKQLLIVLDSLADALGRITGFVVRLTPIGVFALAASAAGTMTLEDLSRLQVYFIAYTVGAMLLTFWLVPMLVSSLTPFSYRDIVRITRDPLVTGFTTGNLLVVLAMLADNCKQLFRERDEANFRHAESVIDVSLPIAFTFPNLGVVLLLLFVPFAGWFTGNAVTVADYPKLFTLGFFSFFGSVEIGLPFVLQQLRIPTDMFQLHVVTLVYIGRLATMLAVMHLAGVALLSAAGNARWLRFKPKQISTFAAGSLAVLIVTVGATRLLLQQTVDQAYSKNEVLTAMQPVRYPTTGTVHRSEFDGSVDGDYSSTLDAIRRRGVLTVGYDPNGMPFSFFNSDDELVGFDIEMVQALASEMGVEVEYYPYDKTKMAECLNQHRCCDLLVGGLFATTKRIEQMRFSEPYLDLNLAFIVKDHRREEFASLRNLNGAQPIRIAVLERPYFGVRVQQACPRADVVQINSPAVYFESPDQFDALVMSAEAGSAWTLLHPSYSVVIPTDAQLTVSVGYPMASDAIRLENVLSRWIQLKSNDGTIQELYEHWIEGKNAQESQPRWNLYDQFVKKLVAAESHTVARLP; encoded by the coding sequence ATGCGCAAATTCAGCTTAACAACATTGATCCTGGTAGGCTTGATTCTTGGAATCGCGACAGGTCTGTTTTTCGGCGAAAGAACCGTGGCGCTAACACCGATCGGTGATGGTTTTATACGGCTCCTTCAGATGGCGGTGCTGCCGTACTTCATCGTCGCTTTGCCACTGGGGTTCGGCCGCCTGAACTATCAAGAAGCCAAGATGCTGGCGATGCGTTTGGGTCTGTTCTCCGTCGTCATCTGGTCACTCGCTTTCTTGCTTGTCGCGATTTTGCCGCTGACATTTCCGACGTTAGAATCGGCCAGCTTCTTCAGCACCAATATGGTTCAATCTCCTGAACCGGTGAATTTCGTTGAACTTTATATTCCAGCGAATCCATTCAGCAGTTTGTCGCAGGCGATCATCCCTGGGGTTGTCGTTTTTGGGATCGCGATGGGAGTCGCTTTGATCGGAGTCCCCGAGAAGAAACAACTGCTAATTGTTCTCGATAGTTTGGCAGATGCATTGGGCCGAATCACCGGATTCGTTGTCCGCCTAACACCAATTGGTGTATTTGCCCTTGCGGCCAGCGCTGCCGGAACGATGACATTGGAAGACCTCAGCCGACTGCAAGTCTATTTCATTGCGTACACAGTCGGAGCCATGCTGTTGACGTTCTGGTTGGTGCCGATGCTCGTCTCGTCGCTAACGCCATTCAGCTATCGTGACATTGTCCGAATCACGCGTGACCCATTGGTGACCGGATTTACGACAGGAAACTTGCTTGTAGTGCTGGCGATGCTGGCGGACAACTGCAAACAACTTTTCCGGGAACGTGACGAGGCCAACTTCCGTCATGCAGAATCAGTCATTGATGTTTCCCTTCCGATCGCGTTTACGTTTCCCAATCTTGGGGTCGTTCTGTTGCTGCTGTTCGTTCCATTTGCCGGTTGGTTTACCGGCAATGCCGTCACCGTAGCGGACTATCCCAAGCTATTCACGTTAGGCTTTTTCAGTTTCTTTGGTAGCGTCGAAATCGGCCTTCCGTTCGTTCTGCAACAGCTACGAATTCCAACGGACATGTTTCAGCTACATGTCGTCACACTGGTCTACATCGGGCGATTGGCAACGATGCTTGCCGTGATGCACTTAGCTGGTGTTGCGTTACTTAGTGCGGCAGGAAATGCACGCTGGCTGCGTTTTAAACCGAAACAAATCTCTACCTTTGCCGCCGGTTCGCTTGCAGTTTTGATCGTCACTGTCGGTGCGACTCGGCTGCTACTGCAACAAACTGTAGACCAAGCGTATTCCAAAAACGAAGTTCTAACGGCGATGCAACCGGTTCGATATCCGACAACTGGAACCGTCCACCGATCCGAATTCGATGGTTCAGTTGACGGAGACTACTCCAGCACTCTAGACGCGATTCGGCGCCGAGGCGTTTTGACCGTTGGATACGACCCCAATGGGATGCCATTTAGTTTCTTCAATTCGGATGACGAATTGGTGGGCTTCGACATCGAAATGGTCCAAGCCCTCGCGAGCGAAATGGGTGTCGAGGTTGAGTACTATCCATACGATAAAACCAAGATGGCTGAATGTCTCAATCAACATCGCTGCTGCGATCTGTTGGTCGGCGGACTGTTCGCAACGACCAAGCGAATCGAGCAGATGCGATTTTCCGAACCCTACTTAGATCTGAATCTCGCGTTTATTGTCAAAGATCATCGACGTGAAGAGTTTGCATCGCTTCGCAATTTGAATGGTGCTCAGCCAATTCGAATTGCGGTTCTCGAGCGACCGTATTTCGGTGTTCGTGTGCAGCAAGCTTGCCCGCGTGCCGATGTCGTGCAAATCAACTCTCCGGCAGTCTACTTTGAATCACCTGATCAATTCGACGCACTTGTCATGAGTGCCGAAGCGGGAAGCGCATGGACGCTCCTACACCCTTCCTATAGCGTCGTCATTCCCACAGACGCGCAGCTGACCGTCAGCGTTGGCTACCCAATGGCATCGGATGCGATCAGGCTAGAAAACGTTCTGAGCCGTTGGATTCAATTGAAGTCCAATGACGGAACGATTCAAGAACTATACGAACACTGGATCGAAGGCAAGAACGCTCAGGAAAGTCAGCCTCGATGGAACCTCTACGATCAATTTGTAAAGAAGCTGGTCGCCGCTGAATCGCACACGGTAGCTCGACTGCCATAA
- a CDS encoding sialate O-acetylesterase yields MKLRSKSLRLCLSIAGVFGMATQAAAEVRLPGFFGDHMVIQQKKPVRVWGWADAGESVSVTIAGNEAKTKADDSGKWAVELPELSASESPKTLIVSGTNKIELTDILVGEVWLCSGQSNMEWNVRASNNSAEEIAAADYPLIRHIKFAHRPSNDPLDDVKAPWELCSSDTVADFTACGYFMARRLHKELNVPIGLINSSWGGTRVEPWTPPNGFQQIGALSDIYNSVLTKTPGTEQHNGLLQKHIDATQQWLGAAKQSMDKTERVNPSPAFPNALQPWQSHQDPTMLYNGMIHAIVGYPIRGAIWYQGESNHNEGMLYFEKKKALINGWRQLWKQGDFPFYFVQIAPYFYGNEDPTILARFWEAQAKVQDIANVGMVVINDIATLNDIHPPNKQDVGERLALWALKNDYGREELTAASPTMSSMNVEGDQLVITFKDTAGGLKTRDGKAPSNFELIGPDSYGFQPADAKLDGNRVILTSDKVGSPTAFRFAWHKLAEPNLMGGSGLPVGAFRGGEVPDFVSTLAIEKEYRLVYDLDLKRLGREIKFDVNNSSEINKFERIGYLVELSSEGSEDKKVFVAMDAFTKDINKIAVPTTSLGEGFQQRVSNLDVFSNVTSIKSGTGMTTGNIEFWPNNYGQRNSGNVPGASSSEYDFGDERAAPLDGYGSMQVHNHGERQTIFAINHWVNGDGADLGIGNNEGDKPDWTFSSNAGSYTKARLRIYVR; encoded by the coding sequence ATGAAACTTCGATCGAAATCTCTTCGTCTTTGCCTTAGCATCGCAGGTGTTTTTGGCATGGCGACGCAAGCCGCAGCGGAAGTACGACTTCCCGGCTTCTTCGGCGACCATATGGTTATCCAGCAGAAGAAACCTGTTCGCGTATGGGGTTGGGCTGACGCTGGCGAATCGGTGTCGGTCACAATCGCGGGCAACGAAGCGAAAACCAAAGCCGATGATTCTGGCAAATGGGCTGTCGAGCTACCCGAACTGTCCGCCAGCGAATCTCCCAAAACTCTGATCGTCTCCGGCACGAACAAGATCGAGTTGACAGATATCCTGGTTGGCGAAGTCTGGCTTTGCTCCGGCCAATCGAATATGGAATGGAACGTCCGCGCGAGCAACAACTCCGCGGAAGAAATTGCGGCAGCCGACTATCCATTGATTCGCCATATCAAGTTCGCACACCGACCTTCCAACGATCCCCTCGACGACGTCAAAGCTCCCTGGGAACTCTGTTCCTCGGATACCGTCGCGGACTTCACCGCATGCGGATACTTCATGGCGCGTCGGCTGCACAAAGAACTGAACGTACCAATCGGACTGATCAATTCGTCATGGGGTGGAACCCGAGTCGAACCGTGGACGCCACCAAATGGTTTTCAACAAATCGGCGCACTTTCAGACATCTACAATTCGGTCCTGACCAAGACGCCAGGAACCGAACAGCACAACGGTTTGTTGCAGAAACATATCGATGCGACGCAACAATGGTTGGGAGCAGCCAAGCAAAGCATGGACAAGACGGAGCGAGTCAATCCGAGCCCAGCTTTTCCAAATGCTTTGCAACCGTGGCAAAGCCACCAAGATCCAACGATGCTTTACAACGGGATGATCCATGCAATTGTTGGATACCCGATTCGCGGAGCCATTTGGTACCAAGGTGAATCCAATCACAACGAAGGGATGCTTTACTTTGAAAAGAAAAAAGCATTGATTAACGGTTGGCGGCAGCTTTGGAAACAAGGCGATTTCCCGTTCTACTTCGTGCAAATTGCCCCTTACTTCTACGGCAATGAAGACCCAACGATCTTGGCCCGTTTTTGGGAAGCTCAGGCCAAGGTGCAAGACATCGCAAACGTCGGCATGGTGGTTATTAACGACATCGCGACACTGAACGACATTCACCCGCCGAACAAGCAAGACGTCGGTGAACGACTGGCTTTGTGGGCCTTGAAAAACGACTACGGACGCGAGGAACTGACTGCGGCCAGCCCGACAATGAGCTCCATGAATGTCGAGGGCGATCAACTGGTCATTACATTCAAAGACACCGCAGGCGGTTTGAAGACGCGTGACGGAAAAGCACCGTCAAACTTTGAATTAATTGGCCCGGATAGCTACGGTTTCCAACCTGCCGATGCGAAGCTGGACGGAAATCGTGTCATCTTGACCTCTGACAAGGTCGGCTCCCCCACAGCGTTTCGGTTTGCGTGGCACAAGCTAGCCGAACCGAACTTGATGGGCGGCAGCGGCCTACCGGTGGGCGCATTCCGCGGTGGTGAAGTCCCCGACTTTGTCAGCACCCTGGCGATCGAAAAGGAATACCGGCTTGTCTACGACTTGGACCTCAAACGTCTAGGCCGTGAGATCAAATTCGACGTCAACAACAGTTCTGAAATTAACAAGTTTGAGCGAATTGGCTACTTGGTAGAACTTAGCAGTGAGGGATCCGAGGACAAAAAAGTGTTTGTCGCGATGGACGCCTTCACCAAGGACATCAACAAGATCGCAGTTCCAACGACTTCGCTTGGCGAAGGTTTTCAACAGCGAGTCTCGAACCTGGATGTTTTCTCAAACGTGACGTCGATCAAAAGTGGCACCGGCATGACAACCGGCAACATTGAGTTTTGGCCGAACAACTATGGCCAGCGCAATTCTGGAAACGTTCCAGGTGCGTCCTCATCCGAATACGATTTCGGAGACGAACGAGCCGCCCCATTGGACGGCTATGGTTCGATGCAAGTCCACAACCATGGCGAGCGTCAAACGATCTTCGCCATCAATCACTGGGTCAACGGCGACGGTGCCGATTTGGGTATCGGGAACAACGAAGGTGACAAGCCCGACTGGACATTCAGCTCCAACGCTGGCAGCTACACCAAAGCCCGTCTTCGCATCTACGTCCGCTAA